The genome window GGCCCCCTTCGAAGTGAGGTTGGTCAGAGGGAAAGCGATGGTCGAAAACTGTGGAATGAATCTCCGGTACCACCCTGCCAGACCTAGGAAGGACTTCACCTGTGTCTTGGTTCTGGGTTGAGGGCTATTCCTGATGGACTCTACTTTCTCCACCTGAGGCCGAACTTCACCCGTACCCAGCTGGTAACCCAGGTACTTTGTCGCAGGGGCCCCATGAAGGCCAAACGGCATGACCTTGAACTGGAACAGGCCCATTGGTGTCCGGAATGCAGTGTAGGCCTTGGATTGTTCAtccaggggcacctgccagtaccctttgcagagatccaatgtggtgatgtaatgagctctacctattctctccagtAAGTCGTCAATGCGGGGCATGGGATAGGCATCAAACTGGGAGATGGCATTCACCTTACGGAAGTCCATGCAGACGCGCAAAGAGCCATCCTTCTTTGGGACAATGACAATAGGGCTGCTCCATTCACTTGAAAATGGCTCGACAACATCCATCTCTATCATGATGTGGACCTCTTCCTTGAGGGCTACCACCAGCCTCTCAGGCACACGGTAAGGATGCTGGCGGACAGGGTTCTGGCCAGGTTTCAAACGAATGACGTGTTCTAGGACTTTGGTTCTTCCTGGTCTCTGACTGAAGAGGGCCGGATACTTGCCAAACAGCTGCTTCAGCTCATCTTGCTTGGTCCGTCAGGATTTCATCTGGGATTCCTACACGAGAGAAGAGCTGAACAAGAGCACAGATTATTTTTGGAGTGGTTATGGAACGGAGTGGGAAGGCTTCTGGGAACTGGGTGGCATAGTCACAGATCACCAATATATACATGTAACCTGCACTACTCTTCTCCAAGGGTCCAACAATGTCCATTGCAATTCTCTTGAATGGGGTAGAGATAACTGGCAGTGAACATAGAGGAGCCCGTTCAGACCTACGGACAGCACTGGTTTTCTGGCACGTGGGGCATGATTTGCAGTATTTTTGTACATCAGTATACATGGAGGGCCAAAAGAAACGGGAGCCTAGCCTAAGATAGGTCTTATGTTGCCCTAGATGGCCTGCCCATGGAACTGTATGTGCAAGGTTGAGAACAAGTGGTCTACAGGTAGATGGCACCACCAACTTCCTGctatctgcctctgaccctagGTAGAGTATGTGGTTGTCTATTGTGTAAATCCCCCCACATGAAGATTGACTGTCCCCAGCTAAGGCCTTGTCAAACAAACATTTCAAGGTTGCGTCAGACTTCTGCAGTGTAGCAAAATTTTGTGGAACATCCCATTGCACCTCTAACCCAGACACATCAGCAACAGGTACAGGGGTTCCCACATACTTCTCAAGACGCCGCTGACAGCGTGACTTTCTGGGCCCTTTGGTTCCCCCCTCGCACAGACTATCACACAAGTCAGGCAGAGGTTGTAAACCAGCTTTGGCCTGGGCACGAGTGACAACTGAACATGCCATCTGAACATCAGACTGGCAAACTGACTGCTCATATAGCTGACCCCCCACATTTCCCAACAGATCAGAGAGTACAGGCACATCCCTCCCCAAAATCATCTCAAAAGGTAGCTTCTCCATTACCCCAACTTTGAGGAGGTATTTCTGACCCTGAATCTCAACTGTGAGCTCAGCTGTGGGCTGCTGTGACTGGTCACCATGGACACATTGGATCAGTGTCTGATGACCATAATCAATGTCATTAACAGGTACATTACCTTTTCTGATCAATGACAGGGAACTGCCGGTGTCAATCATTGCAGTAAGACTTTTACCATTCACTTTTACAGGTACCAAGCATGACCCTTCCCGAGTCTGTCTATTCTGAACACCACCCCCCTCTCTGGGTACATAACAGTAACCTGAGAGCTTGGATTTACGTAGCGGACACATTGAAGCTTTGTGCCCCTGCTGCCGGCAGTAAAAACAGGTCAGACCCCTCCCATCAGAGCGAACTGCATgatcccttacctccctcccagacacataacccccagagttacctccaccatctctggcgtttctgatgtcccttgtgtctctgagactcctTGGAGCGGGTGCTGCAGGTTGGGGTGGGCCCCCTTTACGTGCATTAAGATACTGCAGTGCAAGCTTGTCCACCACAGCcagtaaataaacacctttgcacagaagaacttttgcggctctgccatctttttattttgatagaggttaggttatccagtttagccttctggcctactctacgtgacatatgGTGGCTGTGGTGGGATGGCGTACCGCAAATCAGTGAATTCCAACAAGAGAGGTAAAGGAATGCGTACAGGATTGCGTTctcagcaacagcatcaactgtcAGAAAAGGTACCTGAAGTTGAACCGGGGTGGAATACCATGGAATCGTCTGGTGAAGAAGAGGTCAAGTATGAGAAACTAGGAGCCCGACCGCGGGGCCAAAGACAACCAGAACTGGGTGAGCTGCTGACTGAAGGAGCAGTTGGGGGACCAGAACCACACCCAACCATGGTAACCCTTTTTCAGCAACTTTTCACATGCCTTGAGAGGAGGAACGAAGACCTCAAGCAGGAGTTACGTGGCCTACGCCAATCTATCCTCACAGCTCCCCACCAGGCGGAACTCGTCAGTGAGAGCCCAAGATTGGGTCTTCCAACACCAGGACGACAAAGGCTCGATGCAGCAGGGACTTCAACTCCACAGCAGCCACCCCAAGCAGTAATGAGGCCAGCACCAGGAGACCAGTCCAGCAGTGTTAACGTCCATCTTCCAGCATTCCTGAGGAAGGAGCCAAAGATGCCCTCATACCAGCAGGGGGAGGACATTGAAAACTACCTGCTGAGGTTTGAGCGCATGGCTAAGACGTGGCAGTGGCCTGAGGTAGAGTGGGCCTGCAAGCTTGTCCCATTGCACACGGGCAAGGCCTTAGAGGCTTACACAGCAATGGATGAGGGGCTGTCCAATGTCTACAAGGGCTTGAAGGAAGCGCTGCTGGTGAAGTTTGACATCTCACCGGAAACCTACCGTCAACGCTTCAGAGCTGCATCAACGCCATCGGGTGAGTCGCCGACAGAGACGTACCACCGCCTCAAGGGTCTCTACCGACGATGGGTTCGACCGGGGGAGAAGACACAGGACGAAATCGAGGAGGTCATCATCCTCGAGCAACTTCTACAAGTTCTACCACACGACATTCGAACCTGGGTCCGAGAGCACGAGCCCAAGGATGGGCTtatggtggcagtggtgggatggcgtaccgcaaatcagtgaattccaacaagagaggcatttttggattgagctgtggatggggcagcattgtttttaagctgtcccataaggtagacgttgatggcagtactgttgttttttgttccggaatcacttgtaaataaacacttttgcacagaagaacttttgcggctccgccatctttttattttgatagaggttaggttatccagtttagccttctggcctactctacgtgacacacTTCACCATATCCAGTCGCCGGAAGTTTCTACACAGTCTGAGATGGAGCACTGGGTTGAGGCAAGCGTGCAGGCAGGCTAGAGCGAACGTAACCACCAGACTGTTCTCGACAGCTGTCCTCCCGTTCTCACAGGACCCAGAAACAGGCTCCCCAGGCCTCCCCTGAAAGGTGTCCACCATTAGGGTGATGTTGTAGGGCGTCCAGCAGAGGAAGAAGACCAGCACCAGGGCCAGGATGACCCGGCCGGCCCTCTGCTTCTGGAGGCCCTGGGAGCCACGCTGCAGCAGGATGCAAGAGTAGCAGAAGAGCAGCAcggcagaggggaggaggaagccCACTGTATGGTAGAGCAGGCGGGAGGCCAGACGCCAGTCAAAcccagactgggagagagacgggTAATTGTGGACACACTTCTGTTTGTCTTGACTGGTGTCCCTCACAGACTCCAGGAAGTGCACGGACAGGCTTGCACCATCCAGGGCTTCCAGACTGATGCAGGCCAGCAGGAAGATGCTACAGTAGAAGTTGatctgagagagaagagagagagagagagagagagagagagagagagagagagagagagagagagagagagagagagagagagagagagagaaactcaagAAAGTTCTTAGCTGGAATGAACATTAAGATGAAACAACTGTGTTCCTTCTCTGTACTTCCTCTTTTCCCAGAAATGTTGACAGTTTATTATTGGACTCAGAGGAAGAGCCCCTTAAGAGTACATTAACCCTGATCTGGATTGAATGATGCATTGAAAGTGTATCTGATGACTTAGAAGAATAATAGGATGTAAAaacccttcctccccttcctatcCAACACTACCCAGCCCTCGGATTTCACAGCACTAGAACCCCCCATCATATATACCACACTACTCCACACTAGTCCAAATCCTttaccccctctccccatccccaacCCCCAGTTTATGTGTTCATACAGGTATATACACTTGCTAGACCAGTCCCCCCTCTACCCCCCACAAGTCCTTACTGTGAACATGGCTCCAGTGATCTTGCAGAGGGGGGTCCCGAAGCTCCATTCCCCAGTGGCCTGAACAGCCCAGAGGGGCAGGGTGACCAGCAGCAGGGTGTCGGCCAAGCCCAGGTGCAGGATGAAGGTGTCCATCACGCTCCAGCTCCGCCTCCTCTGGACCAGAACCACCAGGACCAGCACGTTACCCACTAGCCCCAGGACCAGCGTCAGGGAGTAGAGCATTGGGAGGAACACCGTGCCAAAACGCACTCCAACGCCATCTTCAGGGGAGCATTCCTCTTTATAAACATAGTCCCCATCGTAGCTATAGGTGCTATTCTCTAGAAATATCCCTCCCAGGTCCAaatccatgtctgtctgtagagaAGTCGAGAATCAGTTTATCGTTTGGGTAGTAAATATCAATCTAGTGGGTTTAAGATAAAAACAATGCGAGCAGAATGTGTGTTGGCGAGGACAACAATTTCCTCTTTCACCAAGTTACACCTAGAGAGATCTGTCTTTAGTCTCCGGTCTTCTGCTCTAACACTGACAGGTTGTGTGGGTGTGAGAAAGAGAGGTATCCCCTGAAGTGTCTCATCTGACAAGGGCCAGAACATATTATATTCACGCTGCTCACATGATTTCCATGTAACCAGACTAGGCAACACCACACACAGCATAGTAAGAGAGGAAAGCACAGTTCCCCTTAAGGGGGATGTCCACTGCACTGCAGACCATCTGACTGGTGCCATTGACACACTATGGGAGCTTGTCTCGTTGTGCTCTAACCACACTCTCTAAGCTCTCTGTAGGTATTCTATACTTATCAGTTTTTCTGTTAAACCAGAAAGACTGGTGAGTGAtggcaagagagagggggagacagagagaaagcaagagagacagagagagagagaagacttgTCCTGGGAAATTTGGATGCACAGACAtatgcacaagcacacacaggaaTTCAAATAGCATGAAAGACATACGCAGAGTAAAGAGAACTTGTGAAGGACAAAGACCACAGacgaggagaaaagagaaaacaCATAGACAGTAGAGGGGGGGTTGAAATGAGAAAAATACTTACCACATAAGCCGTGttctatatatataaataaaggttcaatttaaaatacAAATAGCCGATCATTCAGTAGTCCCAGTAGCATTGCAGAGACTGGAGACAAACACTGCTCTGTTTGCTTACACTATAAGTAGAGAACAGACAGTTTGTTTGAATGGCTGCATTCCCTgagcaggaaagagagaggacaaattGAACTAACAGTTCACACAAAACAAAAGTGAAGGAGGTCAAGGGGATGATGCAGGACTTTTAGAAGATAGGAAGTATAGTAATTTCAGTCCTCCACTCTCACGGTAAGcagagatgtacagtacacatgtCACACACCCAGAGAACCAGCGCCAGTATTTTTGGAACTTTACAGAAGAGAGGTAATGCATACCTCAGCTGCTGGTTGTCCGTCAATAACACGTACTTAGCAGGGCTTACGCTAACAAAAGCAGTGATGTGCGCCTCCCCTAACGcctcccctaaccttaaccctttaatctaactcctaaacttaaccctaacctcaagcCTAGCTAAGAAAGggcaagctagctaacattagccacttagctagaattcgtaacacatcatacatttagcaaattcataatatattttacattttgcaaattcataatGTAAACATTTTGCAGATTcgtaacatattattatattattattattattatatttttgcaaattcataacaatATAATTTGTATACAATATAGCAATTTTAATTTGTAACATATCTCACAAAATGTGCGATGGACATCCAcatattaatacataccatactaaACGTAACATATCACAATAAATTGAGCGTCCCAGATTTAAATACAGagtaatacgaaatgctctgagaccggGTTGGGCCAtaagatatgtactgtatgtatgcataACCATGTTGCTTTTTGTAAGCAAATCTTGTGTCTTCAGATCagtgaaggaggaaaggagatgagatTAGAGCAGGAGGTGTCCTTATTCTAAACTATTGAGATGGACATGCACCACGAATTTAATATAACTGAAGCACTATTCTGTCAGGCGCAGTGTAGCACAACTGCTGCTGGTGTAGCCTAGAATATGCATGCAAACTAGAAGTCTCCAACACCTCTTGTTTGGACCTTGGCTCTCATATGAAAAAGACCAGCGCCTAACAATACAGAAGTGGATAAACATTTCCCTCGAGGTAACCGCAGTTGCTGATACCAGCAGTAtatctccttctccatctctccccacctccttcaTTTCGGTTTGCTCTTATCTTACCTTCTCCCACAGTTTCACCTGGTTGACAATGCCTACTACAGTCCTCTCTTAGTAAAACAAACAGTGGTGTATTCAGACGGATATTGAGGACACAGACCCGTGAAAAGAGAACAGGTCACAAAGAGGAATAttactgtctccctctcccaccacatCTGACCAATGATGTCACTAACCATGGCTGTGTGTGTCATCAGGCCTGCCAAAGGCTTAAACAGCTTGTTGCAACAAAGAAATGAACTCAAGGATGCCTGGGACAGAGTGGGAAACCCTGTCTCATGCTGCTGTCGGACACGTTAAAACCAGTCAAAAGAAAGGGGAAAAACAACATCGGGCTTCCCCAGAGTGGGTCAATTTACACGATATTGTGACACCGACTTGAGGAAATCAAAAGtgaaacaattgttgtaaaaaggAAAACATACTCTCATTAGTTAATTATACACAGTAATGGAATAATACAATAACAGGATATACTTGTTTAATATAACATTATAGTTACACAATAGAACAGTAGGATATACAAGTCCTACTAAAATGTAATATTCTGTGAGAAAATGTTGGGATTTCTTCATACAGATAAttatgaatgaatcgtgaataatattgagtgagaaagttacagatatATAAATATCATATTCCTAAAAAAATCCTATGCtaccctgttattggtaatggcgagaggttagcatgtcttgggggcaTGATCTGTAACTTTCTTACCTATCATTAATCATGATtgattcaggattatccgtaatcatggtagccaTTTTAATATAGAAGAAAacacattttattattatttataataaaggtgactccaaaatgacacaatacaatatttaccattaatttatattcggcacaaaataatctgaaacacaacaaaaacaaactgcaaacgcatccaacaagtttgtagagtcacatgcttgatgtagtcattgtgtgctagaattatgggaccaaatactcaacTTTTGACTACGTAAATTTAACACACTGAAGTGAATtggtccaaatacttatgacaccttctaatagggggactagatacataaagaGCATTCATTTCTAAACAGTAAAACAAGTAGGTATGAAAacaccctcaaataaaaggtgacatgcTGTACCATCGCCTAAttaaaaacatttgatttcaaatccaaaatgctggagtatagagccaaataaAATGTCTTAGCTTCACATTCCAAATAAATATGTAGGGGAGTGtaaaaatctaaatgtatgatGTATGTGTCTGCTGAGAACATTGTTTACTCTAAAATCCATTACATTCAGTGAAGTGCtctgtaaaaataataatacaatatatataGGTTTGAATAATTCATGCATGAATCTTTCCAACAGATTCTACAGAGCCGGACGACATCGATAGGTAAAACAAAACGTGAAGATCAGACAACCCACTGACTTTATACAAATATACATTTAGTCTGAGCGTTATCCATTAAAGTGCAATTCAAAAGAAAGCAGTCCTCATAAGGGGCTTTCTACTATGCATGTCTTTCTCTCATGACCCAGGTTACGGTCATCTACCAGCCCCCAGACCCATGACCCAGGTTACGGTCATCCACCAGCCCCCAGACCCATGACCCAGGttactgtcatctaccagccccCAGACCCATGACCCAGGttactgtcatctaccagccccCAGACCCATGACCCAGGttactgtcatctaccagccccCAGACCCATGACCCAGGTTACGGTCATCCACCAGTCCCCAGACCCATGACCCAGGTTACGGTCATCCACCAGTCCCCAGACCCATACAACTTCCCCTCAAGGCATGAAGACATACTATATTAGTCATTAGGATCCTCTTCCTACCCATCAGCTCTGGGTGGACTGTACCTGTCCCATGGTTGTCATTGGGTTCAACGTCCCCATCTCCTCTGCTTGGTCAGGTGAGTCTTCAACCACACCTGAATCCCATAGTGAGAGTTTCGGATCGTTCTGCACCCCCTCAACACACCTCACCATATCCAGCACGCGTCGCCGGAAGTTTCTACACAGTCCGAGATGGAGCACTGGTTTGAGGCAAGCGTGCAGGCAGGTTAGAGCGAACATAACCACCAGACTGTTCTCCAGAGCTGTCCCCCCGTTCTCACAGGATCCAGAAACAGGCTCCCTAGGCCTCCCCTGAAAGGTGTCCACCATTAAGGTGATGTTGTAGGGCGTCCAGCAGAGAAAGAAGACCAGCACCAGGGCCAGGATGACCCGGACGGCCCTCTGCTTCTGGAGGCCCTGGGAGCCACGCTGCAGCTGCAGCAGGATGCAGGAGTAGCAGAAGAGCAGCAcggcagaggggaggaggaagccCACTATATGGTAGAGCAGGCGGGAGACCAGACGCCAGTCAAAcccagactgggagagagacgggTAATTGTGGACACACTTCTGTTTGTCTTGACTGGTGTCCCTCACAGACTCCAGGAAGTGCCAGtctgggatggagaggaagatggagaggagcCACACGGACAGGCAGCTGGCCTGCACCATCCAGGGCTTCCTGCAAGAGTACATCTGGACTGCGTGGACCACCGACAGGTAGCGATCCAGAATGATGCAGGCCAGCAGGAAGATGCTACAGTAAAAGTtgatctgaggagagagagagagagagagagagagagagagagagagagagagagagagagagagagagagagagagagagagagagagagagagagagagagagagagagagagagctcaagaAAGTTCTTAGCTGGAATGAACATTAAGATGAAACAACTGTGTTCCTTCTCTGTACTTCCTCTTTTCCCAGAAATGTTGACAGTTTATTATTGGACTCAGAGGAAGAGCCCCTTAAGAGTACATTAACCCTGATCTGGATTGAATGATGCATTGAAAGTGTATCCGATGACTTAGCAGAATAATAGGATGCATAAACCCTTCCTCCCGTACACTACCCAGCCCTCGGATTTCACAGCACTAGAACCCCCCATCATATATACCACACTACTCCACACTAGTCCAAATCCTttaccccctctccccatccccaacCCCCAGTTTATGTGTTCATACAGGTATATACACTTGCTAGACCAGTCCCCCCTCTACCCCCCACAAGTCCTTACTGTGAATATGGCTCCAGTGATCTTGCAGAGGGGGGTCCCGAAGCTCCATTCCCCAGTGGCCTGAACAGCCCAGAGGGGCAGGGTGACCAGCAGCAGGGTGTCGGCCAAGCCCAGGTGCAGGATGAAGGTGTCCATCACGCTCCAGCTCCGCCTCCTCTGGACCAGAACCACCAGGACCAGCACGTTACCCACTAGCCCCAGGACCAGCGTCAGGGAGTAGAGCATTGGGAGGAACACCGTGCCAAAACGCACTCCAACGCCATCTTCAGGGGAGCATTCCTCTTTATAAACATAGTCCCCATCGTAGCTATAGGTGCTATTCTCTAGAAATATCCCTCCCAGGTGCAaatccatgtctgtctgtagagaAGTCGAGAATCAGTTTATCGTTTGGGTAGTACAGATCAATCTATTGGGTTTAAGACAAAAACAATGCGAGCAGAATGTGTGTTGGCGAGGACAACAATTTCCTCTTTCACCAAGTTACACCTAGAGAGATCTGTCTTTAGTCTTCAGTCCTCTGCTCTAACACTGACAGGTTGTGTGGGTGTGAGAAAGAGAGGTATCCCCTGAAGTGTCTCATCT of Oncorhynchus gorbuscha isolate QuinsamMale2020 ecotype Even-year linkage group LG15, OgorEven_v1.0, whole genome shotgun sequence contains these proteins:
- the LOC123998071 gene encoding C-X-C chemokine receptor type 3-like; this translates as MDLDLGGIFLENSTYSYDGDYVYKEECSPEDGVGVRFGTVFLPMLYSLTLVLGLVGNVLVLVVLVQRRRSWSVMDTFILHLGLADTLLLVTLPLWAVQATGEWSFGTPLCKITGAMFTINFYCSIFLLACISLEALDGASLSVHFLESVRDTSQDKQKCVHNYPSLSQSGFDWRLASRLLYHTVGFLLPSAVLLFCYSCILLQRGSQGLQKQRAGRVILALVLVFFLCWTPYNITLMVDTFQGRPGEPVSGSCENGRTAVENSLVVTFALACLHACLNPVLHLRLCRNFRRLDMVKCVEGVQNDPKLSLWDSGVFEDSPDQAEEKGTLNPMTTMGQVQSTQS
- the LOC123998070 gene encoding C-X-C chemokine receptor type 3-like, which gives rise to MDLHLGGIFLENSTYSYDGDYVYKEECSPEDGVGVRFGTVFLPMLYSLTLVLGLVGNVLVLVVLVQRRRSWSVMDTFILHLGLADTLLLVTLPLWAVQATGEWSFGTPLCKITGAIFTINFYCSIFLLACIILDRYLSVVHAVQMYSCRKPWMVQASCLSVWLLSIFLSIPDWHFLESVRDTSQDKQKCVHNYPSLSQSGFDWRLVSRLLYHIVGFLLPSAVLLFCYSCILLQLQRGSQGLQKQRAVRVILALVLVFFLCWTPYNITLMVDTFQGRPREPVSGSCENGGTALENSLVVMFALTCLHACLKPVLHLGLCRNFRRRVLDMVRCVEGVQNDPKLSLWDSGVVEDSPDQAEEMGTLNPMTTMGQVQSTQS